Proteins found in one Coffea eugenioides isolate CCC68of chromosome 5, Ceug_1.0, whole genome shotgun sequence genomic segment:
- the LOC113771371 gene encoding hydroxyproline O-galactosyltransferase HPGT1-like: MQTKVSNANRHSGIVIRSRTSTMMLSMFATLASFKLPAEANLDISVSYEQQKMTEYEWIDEEERVLLTKELDRITGQGHSAISVDDTLKIIACREQKKKLSALEMELVAARQEGFVSSHLPEKNSISNKRPLVVIGILTGFSHKSKRDAVRKAWMGTGKVLKKVEDEKGIIARFVIGRSSNRSDSLDRSIDNENKETNDFLILENHVDAPEEHPNKTKSFFAYAAENWDADFFAKINDDVFLNIGNY; the protein is encoded by the exons atgcagacTAAGGTCTCAAATGCTAATCGGCATTCCGGAATAGTGATTCGATCTCGGACTTCAACGATGATGTTATCCATGTTCGCCACCTTAGCTTCCTTTAAGTTGCCGGCAG AGGCAAATTTGGACATTAGCGTCAGTTATGAGCAACAAAAAATGACCGAGTATGAGTGGATC GATGAGGAAGAGAGGGTTCTCTTGACAAAGGAGCTTGATAGAATTACTGGGCAG GGACATTCAGCAATATCAGTGGACGATACTCTAAAAATTATTGCTTGCAG ggaacaaaagaagaaattgtcTGCATTGGAGATGGAACTGGTGGCAGCTAGACAGGAGGGATTCGTTTCCAGTCACTTGCCAGAGAAAAATAGTATTTCTAATAAAAGGCCTCTAGTAGTGATAGGAATACTTACAGGATTTAGTCACAAGAGCAAGAGAGATGCTGTACGCAAGGCTTGGATGGGAACTG GTAAAGTGTTGAAAAAGGTAGAGGATGAGAAGGGAATAATTGCACGTTTTGTTATTGGGAGGAG TTCTAACCGTTCAGACAGCTTGGACAGAAGCATTGACAATGAAAATAAAGAGACCAATGATTTTCTCATTCTT GAAAACCATGTTGATGCACCTGAGGAACACCCAAACAAGACAAAGTCATTTTTTGCTTATGCTGCAGAAAATTGGGATGCTGACTTCTTTGCAAAAATCAATGATGATGTCTTTTTGAATATTGGTAATTATTAG